One part of the Solea solea chromosome 16, fSolSol10.1, whole genome shotgun sequence genome encodes these proteins:
- the LOC131475882 gene encoding protein NYNRIN-like — MAKYQPDLISSLLYIYQWKVESVLALSLTERAHALVSPTAVFMQPEALHCTSHVTTDLDRDYETEWWTDINDTLLTDSLYWTDLRCALSVSLTAEQQQFFLINDSHPHISLSKGQTDQWRYLGPWTKSCIELKDWQSTPDPHVSYSPKGGVFKTACKLTVAALKSVYLLDHNLDKTEHIHQMLSAEQIHPALARVPPKLWAQGKYDVGLIKNCEPVIVTPKSDYRPKRVQYPLRPEAVEGIKPVFKSLLEAGVIIPCDNSPVCTPIFPVQKAREPPTLPEWRFVQDLKAVNAAVHARTPSVPNPYTLLSQVPSSAKWFSVVDLSNAFFSVPVHKDSQYWFAFQFNGKGYTFTRLCQGFTESPTIYNRALCESLSPLVLSDGTVLLQHVDDLLICAPTEKQCITDTIKLLKHLAEEGHKASLNKLQFVKQAVTFLGHIISGEGKTMSPKHIEAIQKIPKPITQQQMLSFLGMCSYCRAFVPNFSEVERPLRTLCHQSGMTSRSQLEWTPEAETAFLNLKLQLQSPPTLGLPDPTKPFTQTVDERSGCMTSVLLQPHGDRLRPVAYCLGKLDPVAADMPKCLRAVAAAEKALLASRDIVGYAPLTLLVPHAVSLILSEQKTSHLSAARHLRYHTCLLDMPNVTLKRCTVLNPATLLPLPQDGEPHDCMAELSASCSPRPDLTETPLTNPDLVLYVDGSASRDPATGLCRVGFAVCSDYDVMMSSSLPPHFSAQAAELVALTTACQLAKGRSVNIYTDSRYAFGVVHDFGALWKHRGFLKYDGKPVLHHTLIADLLDAILLPSAISVCKCAAHTNASDPISTGNARADAAAKAASLLPLFDSSVSRTLVSVSSDVPSSLSAVQSFASPKDKQLWRNAGPDNNPCLPSHFFPHYAKLTHGSDHASKGGMQQMINTFWFTKGFSAYAQKHCQACVICATHNVGRAIQPSQQAAHPQPTRPFEHVMMDFVELTPSEGKSHCLVMVDMWSKWVEVFPASKQSASVVAKALLTEIIPRWGIPAKISSDNGSHFVNSAITELSLYLGINLRTHCAYHPASGGAVERENGTLKNKLAKCCEDTGLPWTKALPLVLMYMRMRKRNRTNLSPFEILFATPPSVGVETPRSPPPSTALCDHNTLTYCTNLSKQLSDIKKQVIAALPVPASGPLHQLEPGDFVVVKDFRRKSWRNRRWQGPFQILLTTHTAVKVAERATWIHASHCRKVPAPPAGSTEKNYKLRRLLSKTLRSQQAHR; from the exons ATGGCTAAGTATCAACCTGATTTAATCTCCTCACTGCTCTACATATACCAATGGAAAGTTGAGAGTGTTTTGGCTCTATCTCTGACTGAACGTGCACATGCACTGGTTAGCCCAACTGCAGTTTTCATGCAGCCTGAGGCACTCCATTGCACGTCACACGTGACAACTGACCTTGACAGAGACTATGAAACTGAATGGTGGACTGACATCAACGATACTCTACTGACTGACTCTCTCTACTGGACAGACCTACGATGTGCACTTTCTGTCAGCTTAACAgctgaacaacaacaatttttTCTGATTAACGATTCACATCCACATATTTCGCTTTCCAAAGGACAAACTGATCAATGGAGATATTTAGGTCCATGGACAAAATCATGCATTGAGCTCAAAGATTGGCAATCTACACCCGACCCACATGTGTCGTACTCGCCAAAGGGGGGTGTTTTCAAAACTGCATGCAAATTAACCGTGGCTGCTCTGAAATCTGTCTACTTGTTAGACCACAATCTTGATAAAACCgaacacatacaccaaatgCTCTCCGCAGAACAGATCCATCCAGCCCTTGCACGAGTCCCACCCAAATTGTGGGCACAAGGCAAATATGATGTAGGTCTCATAAAAAATTGTGAACCTGTAATAGTCACTCCTAAGTCTGACTACAGGCCAAAACGAGTTCAGTACCCTCTGCGTCCGGAAGCCGTCGAAGGCattaaacctgtttttaaatccttattGGAAGCTGGTGTTATTATCCCATGTGATAACTCACCTGTCTGCACTCCTATTTTTCCAGTTCAAAAAGCTAGAGAACCACCAACCCTACCCGAGTGGCGATTTGTTCAAGACTTAAAAGCAGTTAATGCAGCTGTTCATGCCAGAACACCAAGTGTTCCTAACCCGTACACTTTGCTTTCACAAGTCCCATCTTCTGCTAAGTGGTTTTCAGTTGTTGATCTATCAAATGCATTTTTCAGTGTTCCTGTTCACAAGGATTCTCAGTACTGGTTTGCATTCCAGTTCAACGGGAAAGGTTATACTTTCACCCGTTTATGTCAGGGTTTCACTGAATCACCAACAATCTACAATCGGGCTTTATGCGAATCATTGTCGCCTCTAGTGCTCTCTGATGGCACTGTGTTACTACAACATGTAGACGATCTTCTGATCTGCGCTCCAACTGAAAAACAATGCATAACTGACACTATCAAACTGCTCAAACATCTGGCAGAAGAAGGTCACAAAGCCAGCTTAAACAAGCTACAATTTGTCAAACAAGCTGTGACCTTCCTGGGTCACATAATTTCTGGTGAAGGCAAAACCATGTCTCCAAAACATATTGAAGCTATCCAAAAGATTCCAAAACCAATTACCCAACAACAAATGCTATCTTTCCTGGGGATGTGTTCCTACTGTCGCGCTTTTGTCCCTAATTTTTCTGAGGTTGAAAGACCCCTCAGGACCTTGTGTCACCAATCAGGCATGACCTCTCGCTCACAACTTGAGTGGACACCGGAAGCAGAAACTGCATTCCTAAACTTGAAACTTCAACTTCAGTCTCCTCCTACACTTGGACTTCCTGACCCAACCAAACCATTCACTCAGACCGTGGATGAACGTTCGGGTTGCATGACTTCTGTCCTCCTACAACCTCATGGTGACAGGCTTCGTCCTGTGGCATATTGCTTGGGTAAACTCGATCCTGTAGCAGCAGACATGCCAAAATGTCTCAGAGCTGTAGCAGCTgctgaaaaagcccttttggCCTCAAGAGATATAGTTGGCTACGCTCCTTTGACTCTCCTTGTGCCACATGCGGTCTCTTTGATCCTTTCTGAGCAGAAAACATCACACCTTTCGGCTGCTAGACACCTTAGGTATCATACGTGTCTTCTTGACATGCCTAATGTCACTCTTAAGAGGTGTACTGTTCTAAACCCTGCTACTCTGCTCCCTCTTCCACAGGATGGTGAGCCTCATGATTGCATGGCTGAACTTTCAGCATCTTGTTCTCCAAGACCTGATCTGACAGAAACGCCCTTGACAAATCCTGACCTTGTCCTCTATGTAGATGGCTCTGCTTCAAGAGACCCAGCTACAGGTCTCTGCCGTGTTGgttttgctgtttgttctgACTATgacgtgatgatgtcatcatctctTCCACCTCACTTCTCAGCTCAAGCTGCAGAACTTGTGGCCTTAACAACTGCCTGCCAATTAGCTAAGGGTAGATCTGTAAATATCTACACTGATTCCAGATATGCTTTTGGTGTTGTTCATGACTTTGGTGCACTTTGGAAACATAGAGGTTTTCTGAAATATGATGGCAAGCCCGTTTTGCATCACACACTCATTGCAGATCTCTTAGATGCCATCCTTCTTCCTTCTGCCatttctgtgtgtaaatgtgctgctCACACTAATGCCTCTGACCCAATTTCTACAGGTAACGCTCGAGCGGATGCAGCTGCGAAGGCAGCTTCTCTTCTCCCTTTGTTTGACTCTTCTGTATCACGTACTTTGGTTTCAGTTTCTTCTGACGTACCATCTTCCCTCAGTGCTGTTCAATCTTTTGCGTCTCCAAAAGATAAGCAACTTTGGAGAAACGCAG GCCCCGACAACAACCCGTGTTTGCCTTCCCATTTCTTCCCTCACTATGCTAAATTGACGCATGGGTCTGACCATGCATCAAAAGGAGGGATGCAGCAAATGATTAATACATTTTGGTTCACAAAAGGGTTTTCTGCCTATGCTCAAAAACACTGCCAAGCCTGTGTTATCTGTGCTACTCACAATGTAGGCAGGGCAATCCAACCTTCCCAACAAGCTGCTCATCCTCAACCAACTCGACCTTTTGAGCATGTCATGATGGATTTTGTAGAACTAACTCCATCAGAAGGAAAGTCTCATTGTTTAGTGATGGTAGACATGTGGAGCAAATGGGTTGAAGTGTTCCCAGCCTCAAAACAATCTGCCTCAGTAGTAGCTAAAGCCCTTCTTACTGAAATCATTCCCAGATGGGGAATTCCAGCTAAAATCTCCAGTGATAATGGTAGCCATTTTGTTAATTCAGCTATCACTGAACTGAGCCTATACTTAGGCATTAACCTGAGAACACACTGTGCCTACCACCCAGCTAGTGGAGGTGCAGTAGAGAGGGAGAATGGAACACTAAAGAACAAGCTGGCCAAGTGTTGTGAAGACACAGGTCTTccatggacaaaagcacttccTCTAGTGCTTATGTATATGAGAATGCGAAAACGAAACAGAACTAACTTGAGCCCCTTTGAGATTCTTTTTGCAACTCCTCCTTCTGTAGGTGTGGAAACTCCCCGATCTCCACCCCCATCAACAGCTCTTTGTGATCACAACACACTAACCTACTGTACCAATCTATCCAAACAGCTCTCTGATATAAAGAAACAGGTGATCGCAGCCCTCCCTGTTCCAGCCAGTGGTCCCCTGCACCAGCTCGAACCAGGTGACTTCGTGGTCGTAAAAGACTTCAGGAGGAAGTCGTGGAGGAACAGGAGGTGGCAAGGTCCGTTCCAGATCCTGCTGACAACCCACACTGCTGTGAAGGTCGCTGAGCGGGCTACCTGGATCCACGCCAGCCACTGCAGAAAGGTTCCAGCACCCCCTGCTGGTTCGactgaaaaaaactacaaactcCGGAGGCTGCTAAGTAAGACTTTGCGTTCACAACAGGCACACAGGTGA